In Zingiber officinale cultivar Zhangliang chromosome 3A, Zo_v1.1, whole genome shotgun sequence, the DNA window tgataataatatattctttgaatttcatcatcatcattatcttgTGAAGGATCCCATAACAAGAACTATTCTTCTCTGAGAAAACATTAAAGATGACCTCtatcatcttcaacccacctATACTAATACTTTTGTTGGAGAATGCACTGATAAATTCTTTTGGCACACACGTCTTAGTCATCCATCTCTACGTCTTGTTCAGAATATCATTAATCAGTATGACTTATCAATTTCTTTAGTCTCTTTATCTCATTTATGTAAAACTTGCATGATAGCAAAATCTCATAAATATAACCAAGGAGCTAGcataaggaccagtcgactggtaatgataaagatcaaagctatttttccccaagctctataagatagAGTTTGGGATGGTTGGCCAAAGTGataaaattggacttggttaaagtctaattagagtctccaagcttACGTTACAATCCGTGTGTTATTGGTCGAGttgtgacgaggtttctccaccgacaatgaggattgtgctagccggagtttctggGGATTAATCCATCGATGGatagagatcgtccaccttacggataaccGTAAAGTGGGAGTTCgaatcttcgaaccacgtaaatcggcatgttgtggtttgcatttcctttctttagtTTAACTTTCTATTTACTTTGTTTGTATTTCCACTTGCGCACTaacattgttttaaaaaaaaaaagcaatcaTTTGGGGTGTACGACTATtgaacccccttctagccggacACAAGATCCTCAATATTATCTACTACTTCCACCAACACGAACCACACGAAGTTGAATAGCAGAGAAATGAAAAGAAGGACAACAATAAGCTTGCTATTGGGTTTCACTGCCTCCCGCTGGAATGAAGCCTTTCCCGGAATTGAGATGAACCAAGTTTCTCTAGATACTTTCTTGCCTTCACAACCACACCTGCAAGGAAATGCTCCACATCACACAATGCTAGGTTTGTTGCCAGAAACATGAGTTGAAGTTATACAGTGAGGTTGAAATAGCTTATGCGATGGATGCACACACTGAGATGGGTGGAGTTTCTTGTTTCCGCAACCACCTCTATAAGGAAATTCATAACGCTCAGTGATGAAGTTGAGAAGAAGCTCATTGGAGATGAAGATGAAGTGATCGACTACTagccagagaagaagaagagggacaaCTGACTTCCTCTGGAATGCTCTGCTGTCACGACCATGCCACAGGGAATTCTATAAGGAAGAGGTGTAGAAGGGATGCCTTGCCGGAGCATAATTACTCTGGCAAGGAAACCCTAATCTGGAGCCACCAGATTCTCTCAAGAATCGGGAGTGAAGGGACTCACGATCGTCGAAGCAGATCCACTCCGTCGGTAGGGAACACTGACAAGATGTCGTTGCCGCTAATAGGGGTCGCTGGAGTTGCTGTCGTCATCGGCTTGAAGCATATTGCGAGAAGAAATGGAGGCGTCAGGCGTCGGGCAAGAAAATGTGAGGAAAGGGAAAGAAACCCGAGCCGAATGGGCACTGTGTGCCACGTGAAAGGACAAAGGGAAGGGCTTCCCTCCTTCAATGAATAGAGTGAAGATCTTACTGTCACATCATGAGATAAGCGGTCTAGATCACTTTAGATTAAATTGAGGTTAAtttcatctttatatttgatAGTCCACATAGCTTCAAATCTGGATGGAGGGTTGAATAGCTTGATATGagtgaaggaagaagatcttTCTAGATCTAGATCATTGGTTCATATTGATTCAGTTTGATCTCCTCCATTTGACCTCTAAATTAAGCCAAATTGGATCTGACCCAACCATAATCCATGACTCTTTAGATTCCCTATAAAACCATATTAAAAACATGAGATTTAATTCTACAATTTGTAGGAAATTTATGATTAGTTCAAAATGAAATCCTACACATAAATCATGATAAAAACACCAAATTTATtatacaagaaaataaaaatgtcaaATCTAAGAGCTAAAATATTAGataaaaatactagttatcaaATGTTCACTCCGACTATCTCCGTGTTACTTCAGATGGTGGTTAATCCTTTTAAAGCGCATCTCACTCAGATATCGGTGGGTCGACTAGAGGGGGAGAATAACCTACAATTAAAGTTAGCACTTCTCTTGCTTCTTAACTTAGAAAGAACAAACATGCATTAGTTAAGCAATAAGaataacataaaaagtaaataGACTTAAGaggttacttggttataacctgggtggttgttaatccaagaatgTGAAATAATACACTACTAAAGCTCCTTCTTCGATAAgtgtcggaggcggagaagccacTTACAACGTTAAAAATATAGAAGCTTAAAATAGAAGATAGGAAAGAATACAAAGTGTGTTGTATCTCAACTTTGAAgacagagctctatttatagtccactagtTGCAACTAGTCGTTTGCTGACATGGCAGCTCTCGGGGGTTTGGACCAGGTTTGGGCACATGAACGTGGCCACCTCAATCCATTCTGCAATGGCTCTTTGTCGACGGTTTATCGGGTCTCGGGCACCTGGACCCGGTCCGGGCGTTTGGAGTCTTGCTGACGTGGACTCCAATATGATCCTCACTGCAACGAGTCGATGACGTGGCCGGCACATCTCGGGCACATAGACCTAATCTAAGCGCCTGCAGTCCAGGCACCTAGAGTTCGACGCCTGGAGCCCGGGCGCTTGGACACAGTTAACTTAGGTTAATTTgtccggtcgcttgggtgatctttcaATCATCAagagttgagttcacccgaacccagctttgactttctcctcgagcagtcttcctcccctgcttctcgtccctcggaagagTCGTGCGTATTCTTCTCGTCTACCTGTGTACTCTTTAGCAGCTCCTCGCCCCTCGTATGCACTGAGCCTGTCGACTCGTTCCCTGAGCCATACTTATCGTTCGCTATATCTTTCGCTCAATTTTTTACCTTCTTAAGTCCCTACATACTTGGACACAAGGTATCAAAtcatagaacctaacttaactcagatTAATCATAGCAAAGTTTACCTAAGATACCTACCTATATCAGGAAGCCTCATTAGATACttaatcttattattattttataatacttTCATGTTCTTCTCTTTTGGAGTGCAGACTTATGTGTTAAGCGTAGTTTATGTTTATATCTTTCTAGTCTTTCTTGTGATAATTGATAGTTGGGATTATGGCAAATGTTTCAGAGCTAATAGTGGATGATGAGGTAAGGATTTCTAAATTAGGAATATGTTAGTTTTATTTGCAGTAAATAGGAGTTAAAGTGGCTTGAATTGGACAGGTATTGAAGTCGGGTCTCCAAAAAgatagtttttattttattaacatACTTTGTTCCACTTTGTTAGCAAACTGTCATTACATTTTAATAACTGTCTCAGAGATTTCAACTTCGATCATCTCAGTATGAAATACAAGAATGGAATCCTTAAAGTAGCAAATTCCGGAGTCTGTGGATTGCGACTTATACGAAGAGTTGATTTACAAAGGGATGCATGGACTTTGTGTCTTTTTTGTTGTGTCATTTGATGAACCGAATGAGTGAATTCTTGCTGCATCTCTGTGAGAACACTATTTTGAATGATTATCTAAGAAGATCCTTCTACTAAAACTGAATAAATACTTATAATTTACTCACTTCTAAAATGTATGAGGTTGTTATAAAGAGACCGTTAAGATGAAGATTTTATATTTTACTACTACACATATTGTTTGGTCGGTATCGATATCATTTTACTTAGGTTACTTTATTCTAAAATTATCTCAATTTAAATTACGTCATTTTTAGATGATCATATCTAATGGAGCAATTTTTCAATGGCACTTTCATGGCAATTTTTAAATTCTAGAAGAGGATAAATCACAAGTAATATTTGATCTAGTACCATAGTCCTTTTCAATAAGATATTTTATCACCGCTAGAAATTAACCTGAATGCCTATTAAGATAATTACCTATCTATACCACGAATGGGTGGGGACCAGATGATATCATAGATGATCATATCTAAGACTTTACAAATTCCTTCCATTAGATTATGGTATTCATCAAATACGGCATATTCTGTCTGGAACTGCACCAACATTTACTTGCATAGCCTTTTACTGGATCCTGTAAAGTTTTAACCGCATCCTGACGTCAAAACTTCCCAGATTACGTCACCAATGGTACATGGTACGCCAGCCTGTGTTACACCTCAGCCTCAGCCTCAGCCTCAGCCTCAGGTGCCGTCCTACTCGATCCCGACCGTTGAAAAGTCATATCAGAGTCAAACATCCAACTAACGATGAAGATGCGGAAGGAATCTTGTTCTTCCCGACACGCACAGATTTAGCCGTTGCTCTTCCTCATCCGtcaatttatttccttttttgccCTCACGCGCTCTACTCAGAGTTTGCCGGACGACAACAGTTGGAAGCGGAACTGAGGAAGATGATGCGGGTAGGAAAACTAGCCGTTGGCTTCCTCCCGAGAaccaaacaataataataattagcACCAAGATTCCCTCTCTCACAATTTATAATCCCATCCCTTTCCTTCCCAAAATCCAATTAATCTTCCTCCTCTTCGCTCTCTCGATTTCTCTATCTCTCTGTTCCTTAATCTTGTTCTTCGTCCGAATTGATCAAGCACAGAGCACAGACACAGTGTGGATCCCTGCTTCATGGATCGATCAACACTCCAACGGCAGCCACCGCCGCCGCTGGTGGTGTTGATTTTACTTGGGTGGCTTACGTTGAGATCGGCGGCGGGAATCGAGTGGGACGGGGTAGCGATCACCCAGACCAACCTCCAGGGGTTGCAGGCCATCAAGGCTGAGTTCGCCGACCTCCGGGGCGTGCTCCGGAGCTGGAACGGCACTGGCATTGACGCCTGCACCGGCACCTGGGTCGGCATTAAGTGTGTCCGTGGCCAGGTGATCGCCCTCCAGCTTCCCTGGCGAGGCCTCACCGGCCGCCTCTCCGATAAGATCGGCCAGCTCACTGCCCTCCGCAAGCTCAACCTCCACGACAATGCTATCGGTGGGCCTATCCCGTCTGCTCTAGGTGGCCTCCGTGACCTCCGCGGTGTCTATTTGTTCAACAACCGCTTCACCGGCGGCGTGCCACAGTCCATTGCGGGATGCATCCTTCTACAGACGCTCGACCTCAGCAACAATACGCTCTCCGGTAGCATCCCTGCCGCCATCGCCAATAATTCCAGGCTCATTAGGCTCAATTTGAGCTACAACGACATCTCTGGTTCGATACCTGTAGCCGTCACTCGTCTCCCTGCTCTTGTGTTCCTCTCCCTCGAATACAACAACCTCTCCGGCTCTGTTCCTGACACATGGGGAAGCAACAAGAGCAATGGATCAGCTTTCCAGCTCAAAAGCTTGCATCTCGAACACAATTTCCTCTCCGGCAGCATTCCAATCTCCCTCTCTCGCCTTCGGATGTTGGAAGACATTTCTCTCAGCAACAATGAGCTACAAGGCAGCATTCCTGAAGAATTCGGGACGTTTCCGAGGCTAAAAACGCTCGATCTCTCCAACAACTCCATTGCCGGAAGCTTCCCTGCTTCGCTCTGCAACCTGTCGTCCTTGGTCGAGCTCAAACTTCAAGGTAACTTTCTCAAAAGCCCAATCCCAGAGTCCATCGATGGTTTAAAGAATCTATCTTTATTAGATCTTAAACGAAACCAATTCAATGGTCCAATCCCTCCCACCTTGGGGAACATCTCCGACATCTCTCTGCTGAATTTGGCGGAGAACAACCTCACCGGAGGAATTCCCTCTTCCATTGGTAACCTCACAAGCCTCGCCTTCTTCGATGTGTCCTACAACAATTTATCCGGCCCTGTTCCTGTTCTTCTCTCTGAAAAGTTCAATTCGAGCTCTTTTATTGGAAACCTCCAGCTCTGCGGTTACAGTGCCTCAACTCCCTGTCCTTCTGCTCCTCCAACGTTTCCACCGTTTCCCTCCACCGCGCAGGAGCTGCGCAGCCGAAGGAAACTCAGTTCGAAGGCTCTAATACTCATAGCCGTGGGGATCGTCCTCGCGCTCCTCTTTATCCTCTTCTCCGTTCTTTTCTGCTGCATGATCAGAAGTAGAGCTTCAAAACAGAGCAAGGCAAGAGATGTGGCGGGCGGGAGAGGCGAGAAGCCAGGGACGGAGACCAGTGGGACTGAAGTAGAGGCGGGCGGGGACGCTGGAGGTAAGCTGGTGCATTTCGATGGCCCGATGGCCTTCACTGCCGACGATCTCCTGTGCGCCACCGCTGAGATCATGGGGAAGAGCACTTTCGGGACCGTCTATAAGGCGACGCTGGAGGACGGTAGCCAAGTCGCGGTGAAGCGGCTTAGAGAGAAGATCGCGAAGGGTCAGAAGGAGTTCGAGGCGGAGGTCGGCGTTCTTGGGAAAATCCGGCACCCCAACCTGTTAGCTATGAGGGCCTTCTACTTGGGGCCTAAAGGGGAGAAGCTTCTTGTCTTCGATTTCATGCCCAAAGGAAGCCTCGCAGCTTTTCTGCACGGTAACAAACTCGATTTTTCAGTCAAATTCACGCAATCTCTGAATCTGATGTTGTCTGTCATCGAATTTAACATCTTCTGCTACTCTTCTGATGTCAGCTCGAGCGCCAGATAGCATGGTGGACTGGCCGACAAGGATTACGATCGCCATGGGAGTAACCCGGGGCCTGCACCACCTCCACACCGAGCTCAACATCGTCCACGGCAACCTCACTAGTACCAACGTGCTCCTAGACGACAACTGCAACGCCAGGATCAGCGACTTCGGCCTTGGCCGCCTCATGACTGGCGCCGCCAGCTCCAACGTCGCCGCCGCCGCGAGCGCGCTCGGGTACCGTGCGCCCGAGCTGTCCAAGCTCAAGAAGGCCAACGCGAAGAGCGACGTGTACAGCCTCGGCGTGATCCTGCTGGAGCTGCTGACCGGGAAGTCGCCGGCGGACTCGACCAACGGCATGGATCTGCCGCAGTGGGTGGCGTCCATAGTGAAGGAGGAGTGGACCAACGAGGTGTTCGATACTGAGCTGATGAGGGACGCAGCGGCGGGGACGGCGACTGGCGACGAGCTGCTCAATACGCTGAAACTGGCGCTGCACTGCGTCGACCCCTCGCCGGCAGCAAGGCCGGAGGCGCAGCAGGTGATGCAGCAGCTGGAGGAGATCATGCCGGAGTTGGCAGAGCCTTCCAAGGCTGAGCCGGAAGCACCGAAGGCCGACGAATAAAAGTCAGATATTTGTTATAATTATCAATAATTATATTTGAgtgattttattattaattttaggcTTCGGGTTAGGGCCATTGTTTATACATATCGGTTCTTGATATTCTTTTCCAATTTTTAGTTATTCTCATTAATTATTATATGACGTCATCGGCTGAATAAAACATTAAATTCATGTAACGGCAATAATGATATTTTGACTAATTTGAGATTTATATATTGAATTTCTATAAATGGGTATGAACTAGTTTGGGGGCCGGTTAAAGTACACTGGTTTTTTTATACAGGTATTTGTATTTGCGGTCTCATATAGACTCGATTATTCTCAGAAGTGGACGACATTCCCTGTTTCATCCATAGGTAAATCGAAAGCCCTCACAAGCAGATTCTATCTGTCTTAGTTCATCTTTGGACCAGAGATAGTGATTGAAGGGATTCAATAGTACCCATTTATTTAGCAGATGGGGACCATTGAACCCCTCCAATCACTATTACAGTGAAATAAGATTTGATCCGCTAAAATGGACCAAAGGAACCCTACTCCTCACAAGAGTATATCTAATAGTCGAATTCCAATCTTGTCCCCCACTATAgagttatatatatttattaattatgtaATCGAACTGTC includes these proteins:
- the LOC122051861 gene encoding probably inactive leucine-rich repeat receptor-like protein kinase IMK2, which produces MDRSTLQRQPPPPLVVLILLGWLTLRSAAGIEWDGVAITQTNLQGLQAIKAEFADLRGVLRSWNGTGIDACTGTWVGIKCVRGQVIALQLPWRGLTGRLSDKIGQLTALRKLNLHDNAIGGPIPSALGGLRDLRGVYLFNNRFTGGVPQSIAGCILLQTLDLSNNTLSGSIPAAIANNSRLIRLNLSYNDISGSIPVAVTRLPALVFLSLEYNNLSGSVPDTWGSNKSNGSAFQLKSLHLEHNFLSGSIPISLSRLRMLEDISLSNNELQGSIPEEFGTFPRLKTLDLSNNSIAGSFPASLCNLSSLVELKLQGNFLKSPIPESIDGLKNLSLLDLKRNQFNGPIPPTLGNISDISLLNLAENNLTGGIPSSIGNLTSLAFFDVSYNNLSGPVPVLLSEKFNSSSFIGNLQLCGYSASTPCPSAPPTFPPFPSTAQELRSRRKLSSKALILIAVGIVLALLFILFSVLFCCMIRSRASKQSKARDVAGGRGEKPGTETSGTEVEAGGDAGGKLVHFDGPMAFTADDLLCATAEIMGKSTFGTVYKATLEDGSQVAVKRLREKIAKGQKEFEAEVGVLGKIRHPNLLAMRAFYLGPKGEKLLVFDFMPKGSLAAFLHARAPDSMVDWPTRITIAMGVTRGLHHLHTELNIVHGNLTSTNVLLDDNCNARISDFGLGRLMTGAASSNVAAAASALGYRAPELSKLKKANAKSDVYSLGVILLELLTGKSPADSTNGMDLPQWVASIVKEEWTNEVFDTELMRDAAAGTATGDELLNTLKLALHCVDPSPAARPEAQQVMQQLEEIMPELAEPSKAEPEAPKADE